DNA sequence from the Salvia splendens isolate huo1 chromosome 19, SspV2, whole genome shotgun sequence genome:
GTACTCACGGTCCCATGTGTGTAGCAAGAAGTTTTATGCCCTAATGGGCGACGACGATGAGAGTGATAATCCTTGTGATGAGGAGGATCCGAGTATCGACGAGGAGGCCGAGAACATGGTGATTTCGGGAGATGTCTCCCGCGTCCTCATCATCGGCCCGAAGCTCAGACCGCGCTCTATCCGAGTTACGGGTATGATTTATGATGCTCCGGTATCTGTGTTGATTGACGGCGGCAGCACCCATAATTTTATCAAACCCACCGTCGCTGAACAGCTAAGTCTTTCGATTCATACTATATCTCCTTTTCGAGTATTCGTTGGCAATGGCGCTTCGTTACGCTGTGATTATGTGAGTCTCAACACTCCTATTTATTTACAGGGGACTCGCTTCGACATAGACCTATTTCTACTCCAGGTGGAAGGTCCGGACGTCATCCTCGGCGTCCAGTGGCTACAGGATCTGGGCAAGGTGTTGTTGGATTTTCGTGATCTGACCATGGAATTTAATTGGAAGCAATCACCAGTCAAGTTGAAGGGCGAGGACAGGCCACCAAAAAGGATTTCCTACAACAATCTTTTCTCCCTTATTGGCCAGAATCGAGAGTCTGAAATATTTGAGATCGTTAGCCTGAGCCCCGACTCGCCTACTATTCAAGATCCACAGGCTGATGTGGATCCGGTCCTATCCTCGGTAATCGACGAATTTGCTGGGGTGTTTGAAACCCCTACGGGCCTGCCTCCTGTCCGCTGCTGGGACCACCGGATTCACCTTCCACAATCCTGCAAACCGGTCAACGTCCGGCCCTACCGCTATCCCCACTTTCAGAAAGCAGAAATTGAACGCCAAGTCCAGGAAATGCTCTCTCAGGGAGTCATTCAACACAGCACGAGCCCATTCTCCTCGCCTGTCTTGTTGGTCCGCAAAAAGGACGGCTCGTTTCGGTTCTGTGTAGACTACCGGGCCCTGAATGCGGCGACAACCCCGGATCATTTTCCTATTCCAACTGCAGATGAGTTGTTTGACGAGCTGCACGCCGCGGTCATATTCTCGAAACTGGATCTTCGTTCGGGATATCACCAGATTCGGATGCACGTAAACGACATCCACAAAACGGCTTTTCGTACTCACGATGGGCACTTCGAGTTCCTCGTCATGCCGTTTGGTTTAACAAACGCCCCATCCACATTCCAGGCAGCGATGAACGGGATTTTCAAGCCATTTCTGCGGCGTTTCGTCATTGTGTTTTTTGACGATATCCTGGTCTACAGCAACTCTGCCGAGGAGCATCTATCCCACCTCCGCGAAGTATTGCTTATTCTTCAGTCCAACGCCTTCTTCATCAAGAAATCTAAATGCGCGTTTGGAGTGTCGACTATCGACTATCTCGGTCACATCATTTCGGCAGGGGAGTTGAAGGTTGACCCCGCCAAAATCGAGGCTATGCTAATCTGGCCCATCCCCACTAATCTCAAACGGCTACGGGGATTCCTAGGCCTCACAGGCTACTATCGCAGGTTCGTGCAAAACTACTCGGTTATAGCCGCCCCACTGACAGAATTGCTCAAGAAGGACTCCTTTATTTGGAATGATGCCGCGGCAGCAAGTTTCGTCGCCCTTAAGGAGGCGATGAGTTCCACCCCGGTGCTCCGCTTGCCGGATTTTTCCCTTCCTTTCGTGATTGAGACGGACGCATCCGACTTTGGGGTTGGTGCGGTACTCATGCAACAAGGGCACCCGATTGCCTACTTTAGCAAGAAGCTCGGCCCGCGCCGCCGAGTCGCCTCAACTTACCATAAAGAGCTCTACGCCATCGTGGAAGCAGTGCAGAAATGGCGGCAATACCTTTTGGGGCGGGAGTTCATAATCCGAACCGACCAACGGAGCTTGAAAGATCTGCTCTCACAAGTGGTGCAAACCCCGGACCAACAGTTCTATGTCCGGAAATTAATGGGATTCAAGTTTACGATCGAGTATAAATCTGGAGCTTCAAATAAGGTGGCTGACGCCCTATCGCGCAGGGATGATGACGGGCCTGATACGGCGCCCAAGCTGTTCGCTCTGTTTGCACGACCGATCCCCGCTGTGATCGACACCATTCGGCGTGAGAATGCCCAACTGCCTGATCTTCTGGCCTTACACCAGGCGGTGGCATCAGGTGAGTCTCCGCCGCACATATCGGTCTCCGACGGCTTGCTTTATTTCAAGCGTCGGGTGTATGTCAGTCGCGACTCACTTACCAGGCAATCCATTCTCGGAGAGTGCCATGATTCGCCGACGGCGGGCCACCCCGGAGAGCGCCGTACACTAGCTCGTGTGGCCGCGGTATTCTACTGGCCAGGTTTACGTCGGGACGTCCACGACTATGTGGCTGCTTGCTTCACGTGTCAGTCAACGAAATATGTCCGCGACAAACCCAACGGCCTTATTCAACCATTGCCTATCCCGGGTATGGTTTGGGAAGCGGCGTCCATGGATTTCATTGTAGGGCTCCCTCCGTCACAAGGATACACGGCTGTCATGGTGGTTGTGGACCGCTTATCGAAGTACGCACATTTCGGGGCCTTGAAACCGGGTTTTGATGCCCCCCGGGTGGCCCGCCTTTTTGTGGACACTGTGGTGAAGCTACATGGGTTCCCCGCCAAGCTTTTGTCAGATCGAGACTCCATCTTTATGAGCGACTTTTGGGAGGAATTGTTGAAGCTCAGTGGTACGAAACTGCAGTTCACGACGGCCTATCATCCGCAGACGGACGGCCAGTCAGAGGTTACTAATCGCGCATTGGAGCAATATTTGCGCGCTTTCACTTTTGATCGTCCCTCCCGCTGGTTCGCATTGCTGCCTTGGGCTGAATTAGCGCTCAATTGCAGCGTCAACGCCAGCATCGGGATGTCGCCTTTTCAGGCTCTTTATGGCAGAGAACCCCCAAACCTCTTCGCGACGTATCCCCGCCCATCTCACAATGCAGCGGTGGAGGAGCTACTGACGGAGCGACAAGAGACGCTGCGCGTCTTGAAGCAGCGCATTGCACGATCTCAGCAATCTATGGCAGAGTATGCGAATCGCCATCGTCGCGATGTTGAGTTTAGCGTGGGGGAACGCGTTTTGCTGAAACTCCAGCCATACCGTCAGATTTCTGTAAGCAAGCCGAGTTCCAACAAGTTGGCTCGTCGTTATTTTGGACCTTATGAAATTATAGAGCGGGTGGGTAAAGTTGCATATCGCCTCCTTTTGCCGGCGGATAGTAGGATCCACAACGTTTTCCATGTTTCGTTGTTGAAGAAGTTCGTGCCGTTTATTTCGGCGATGAAGGATCTCCCGACCTCTTTCCGCCGCAACGATCCCTACGACTACCCGATTACAGCCACGGCATCACGCACGGTGCTGGTCGACGGCGTCCCGCAGGAGCAGTGGTCAGTGGGATGGGCTTCGGACGGGGGTGCACATCCCTCTTGGGAGTCCACTGCCATGCTAAAGAAACACTTCCCAGATCTTCACCTTGTGGACAAGGTGGCCTTCGTCGATGGGGGAGTTGATAGGAACCCAACGCCAAGTGAAGAAACACGCCTGACGCTCGAGCATGAAGAGGAACATGGGATAGACGATGTACCAACAGCTAGCACGGAGCAGGTCGAGCAGCCCAACAACAAACCCAAGGACCGAAAGAAGCCAGCCCAGCCAACGAAGGCGCGACCCAAACGCAATGTGCAGCGGCCCAGCAAGTACAAGGATTTTGTTCCAAAATAGTCTCCTAGATTAGTGGCTTTATTTTTGCTCGAAGAATATTTGTTTTCCCCAATTACCGTTGTATTTGTTTAGCTAGATAGAGTCaatcttttcgggttttcttcttgattctttcccgaatcgtaAGTCCGAATCAAGCAGGGggaattctataaattatagaattccCATAGATCGAGTCTTGAGAAATAAGTAATAAAATTTTACCTTATTGTCTCAACCATAATTCTCTACAAACCCTAGCACTCCAACTAGGGCTGCGATCTCTTTTCCGTCACTCTCCATCAACGATAGGATCTCACATCCTATCAGTCTACCTCTATGTGAAGATGTTGATGgtcaaaatatttttcaatatgTTGATAAGTTGAATGATTGATAGCTAATTAGCTATCATATAAGTTTTGTCTCGGGAGCATAAAGAAAAAATCGATAGGGATATTCTTCATTTCTCAAGATCTTTGCAGAAAAGCCCCTGTGTTATTAAACATTTCTAATATGACCCCAAATGGCATATAAATTTGGGTTCCAATTTTGTAAACCATTTATTAGTAGTGATTGGGCCACAATATTTGGGCCTAATGTTAGCCCAttaatgtgtttaatgtatAGTTGGTCGTCTAGTACAACAATTTCATaccataattatttttataggcTTTCATTTTCTTGGACATAAATTCTGTACTGAATTTGCGATCATTAATAATGATAAATTTTATTCTGATTCGAATTTCGTAGAATTTCTCACAAAATGTAACAATAATGATCAATATACAAAGATATCATGTAGTATAAGATTTTTCTTTACAATTGATTAATGTGAGTAATTTCATGTATCTATTCGCACTCAAAAATGCCTTATaagtggagtataatttaaatgacattattttttttccaaatgtAAGTGGAGTAATACTGATACTTTGTCAATGGAAATTCTATATAATTAACCTACCAAAATTATAATGAAATTCCGATTCTTTcaaattgaattcatttgaCGTCTTGATCAAAGTTGGtagtaatattaattaattaagtacatAAGATATTGCATCAGAACTAGTATGAAATAATTTTTTGGctaaatttgatgattttttttgggTTAAGTTTTGTTAGCACACAAGATGAGCGTGGTTGAATGATGGGAAGAGGGACAGGACAGGCTGTATGAGACGACAGATTCCCATTTCTTTGTACCAACTCatgatgctctgttttcttgTAATCTAGTGTGTGAGTTTTTTGATAGTACCTCTTTTCAAGTGTATAAAATGTTGTAGGAGTATCAATTTACTACTCTAGTGGACAACTTAAAATCACTTCATAGTTATTTCAAAATATCCAAAAatcatactcctttcgtccGCGATTAGAGTCGAGTCTCGATTTGTCATTTCAGTATGCCCATGATTGGAGTCGCAATTTCAAAATGATCCAAAAATGTGTTCATTTTTATGATATTATGCTAGTTGATCAACACAACACAAGTAGCAAAAGGTTTAAAGGAATCCATCACAACCACAACCATCACCAAGAACAAGATTTAGTTGATAACCAAAACATGTTaaagcaaaaacaaaaaacaaagatATGATTTCTCCTAACATCCAAAGAGACAACAAACACAAATGATGCATTTAGCCTCTCAACAAGATGAATACTTCAAAACACAAGCAAAGCAATAAaaaaacctaaccctaaccAATAGAGTTCACAGCCTCCCACACCAAATTCCTCGGCGCGGGCTTGCTATAGTCCCGAGCCTGCATCGCGGCCGCCCTGAGCGTCCTCAGCGTCATCACATTCGCGCCCCAGAACGTCGTGCAGTTGTAGGGCAAGCCGTGCTTCTTGCACAGCTCCTTCACGAAGGGCGCCACCCCACGGAGCTGGGTCCGTGGCAGGCGCGGGAACAAGTGGTGCTCGATTTGGAACTGCAGGCCGCCGTGGAACCAATCCATCCACGGCGGGCAGCTGATGTTCAGCGTGCCGTAGGTCTGCTTCTCGAACCAATCATTCCCATTCGGCAATCCAACATACACATTTGCAGAGAAATGATTCAATGTGAATTGAACATGTTGAATGCTTGTAACTATAAAACTGCAAGCAACAAACATCAATTTCTCCTTCCAATTGGGGAGAAATGAGACTAGTAAAGGGTACCAAATCCAGAATGTTAGTAACCCTAGAATTTCCTGCACCCGATTTGGGACATCCTTGTTGGATGAGAGTAAGAAGAAGGATTGAGCGAAGAGATTCAATCGAGCTAAGCTCATCACCGGATAATAGGTGAAATGCTGCTTACTGATTAAGAATCTCGCGAATTTGTCGAATTCGAGTTTCCGATTGTAGTATAGTGACGTAATTGAATTGAAGAATTTGGGGGAAACGGCGAAGAAGGGCATGTGTTGAAGATCCGGATCGTGGTCGAGGCTGTTGCAGGCAATGTGGTGCGCGTTGTGGTTGCGCTTCCACCACGCGATGCTGATTCCGGCGAGGCAGTTACCGGAGAGGACTTGGATAAATCGATTGGAGTTCCTTGTAAGCATGATTTGATAATGGCCGGAGTCGTGGCCGAGCCAGCCGCTCTGGATCCACAGAAACCCCATGGCGCCGCCGCAGAGGGCGTGGAGGAATGCGCCGCGGCAGAAAACGACGCCGTAGAGGCAGAGGGAGAAGAGCATTGCGATGGCGGTGAGGGAGACTAGCACGTTGTGGCCTTTCTTGTCGAAGAGCCCTAATTTGGTGAATTCGTGGACGAGTTTGCGGTAGTCTTTGGAGACTTCGGAAACGACGTAGTTTTGGAGGTGGATGTGGTTGTGGAAGGGGGCGAGGTGGGACCAGGCGTGGCCGGGGTGGTAGGCGACGAATGCGTCGGTGGCGTCGCGGCCGGCGAGGTTGAGGAGGGGGAGGTCGCCGCCGGGGTGGGATTTGATCCAATCGGAGACGTCGTAGATTTTGCCCTGGATGGAGATCCAGAGGTCGCCGGGCTTGTTGTGGGTGGCGAGCTCCTCGGCGCTGATGTATTTCTTGGTTTCCGCCATTGTtgaaaagatttgattttgAGAGGTGGGGTTTGAAGAAGAGGAGAGTGGTGAGCTCTTCTCTGCTCTGCTATGGTTGGTTATGGAGGTTTTTATCTCTCTACTGTGTTGAGCTTGAGAGCCATTGGttgagagagacagagagaaagTGAGAGTGCAGTTTTGGAGGTATATATAATGTCAGGGAGATGAATTGCTAACTGGAATCTTGCtgtaataaatttatttaattaggtGGTtgtatggaaatatttttattttattttattttattttattcaaatgtTTTGGGATCAAATGTGGAGATTTGTGTTTAGGGGTGGAGCTTGGCAAGATCTTGTTTCAATTATTATAGGGGAGAGGATATCCAATTATTCATGACCAGTTTCAATATGTTTTCAATACGGCCGGGtaagtaaaatattttaaatctgaaaaattaatcaaaattaaattgaaatttaaaactCAGCTTAGATTCTTTATTCGAACCGAAATGGATTTAATAAAGTTTTGAATGTTGGATCAGATCAGATTAGATATTTTTAAATCCGAAGTAatctaaaattcaaaatataacgTATATTTTAAAACTTTTGTGCTGAACAATTCTAATGGTGCCATTTGGTACTATTAGGGTTTTGTAtattagaaatcacctttcgagtgattgtatactgtaaaactctaatggttattttccaataaatgcaatagattatttttatcataatgttgttatgttttacatttaatggttgtttattgcatatttaaatgtataagcaaacgtaacaaagtctaagtctttgttttagtagaccggttgtgggcgtcgtctaatttaaggtaacacggtcagttctaaacaaagaaaaataagaatttcacaacctagatagggctagactacctatcgtgaaaggttgcaatgtcagtccgattatttctaagccttattgaa
Encoded proteins:
- the LOC121780413 gene encoding delta(8)-fatty-acid desaturase 2-like; translated protein: MAETKKYISAEELATHNKPGDLWISIQGKIYDVSDWIKSHPGGDLPLLNLAGRDATDAFVAYHPGHAWSHLAPFHNHIHLQNYVVSEVSKDYRKLVHEFTKLGLFDKKGHNVLVSLTAIAMLFSLCLYGVVFCRGAFLHALCGGAMGFLWIQSGWLGHDSGHYQIMLTRNSNRFIQVLSGNCLAGISIAWWKRNHNAHHIACNSLDHDPDLQHMPFFAVSPKFFNSITSLYYNRKLEFDKFARFLISKQHFTYYPVMSLARLNLFAQSFFLLSSNKDVPNRVQEILGLLTFWIWYPLLVSFLPNWKEKLMFVACSFIVTSIQHVQFTLNHFSANVYVGLPNGNDWFEKQTYGTLNISCPPWMDWFHGGLQFQIEHHLFPRLPRTQLRGVAPFVKELCKKHGLPYNCTTFWGANVMTLRTLRAAAMQARDYSKPAPRNLVWEAVNSIG